Proteins from a genomic interval of Methanofollis formosanus:
- a CDS encoding DUF460 domain-containing protein, with protein sequence MKVFGIDIIRGSVRSRTERPVYALVVLEDGEVVATMQVNAFRLSRLIARDEPDILATDSVQELAVDQRALVGFMQTLPTKTALVQVTGGERKETLQKVAGRYNILVEKTDPFAEAGAAARIAYLGGGAVVVAFEKTTEVTVSRHRSPGKGGWSQNRYVRKVHGAVRERAREVEGHLVAAGLRYEKSERLAFGGFSRVQFLVYAPRDEIPVRTYAGADVQVRVQGRRLDRIRYEPLSRRPRYLIVGIDPGTTTGIGAVTLEGEVVEIFSSRQMGPAEMIEHITSVGKPLIIASDVSPMPDTVEKVRRAFNAVAYVPPQDRSVELKLDLTAGTGYANPHERDALSAALDAYRSYKNKFQNIARRVPPGFDLDEVRAGVLRGRSIDIVLTDLSGRQQAAGPEEEAAPPPEEPTERDERSERITHLERTARRLREFVQELEEGIGEKDAEITRLKRQIRRERSDRSKVLLRDAEIGKRDAQIAALKKRLRKEEKRNKSLKKRIEQMRRVEELQIGEGQAAVKALDSLTHDALRALEAELGVGEEDVVSVRTTGGWGRSVVKDLAARQVRAVAVPGDSLDEQDPHLIAEALVAGLPLVPAGTVGLRLMGRIGTVEEERLAAALEAWAGRVEAREREKKAAMLNQVFKEYRTEREKEVRRRG encoded by the coding sequence GTGAAGGTCTTCGGGATCGATATCATCAGGGGTTCGGTCCGTTCCAGGACCGAACGGCCGGTCTATGCCCTGGTCGTGCTTGAGGACGGCGAGGTGGTCGCCACCATGCAGGTGAACGCCTTCCGTCTCTCCAGGCTGATCGCCCGCGACGAGCCCGATATCCTGGCCACCGACTCGGTCCAGGAACTCGCCGTCGACCAGCGTGCCCTGGTCGGCTTCATGCAGACGCTGCCGACGAAGACAGCGCTGGTGCAGGTGACCGGCGGCGAGCGCAAAGAGACGCTCCAGAAGGTGGCCGGGCGCTACAATATTCTGGTCGAGAAGACCGATCCCTTTGCCGAGGCCGGGGCGGCGGCGAGGATCGCGTACCTGGGCGGCGGCGCGGTGGTGGTCGCCTTCGAGAAGACGACCGAGGTCACGGTCTCCCGCCACCGTTCGCCCGGCAAGGGGGGATGGAGCCAGAACCGGTACGTGCGCAAGGTGCACGGGGCGGTGCGGGAGCGGGCCCGCGAGGTGGAGGGGCATCTCGTGGCCGCGGGGTTGCGGTACGAGAAGAGTGAACGGCTTGCCTTCGGGGGGTTCTCGCGGGTGCAGTTCCTGGTCTATGCACCGAGGGACGAGATCCCGGTGCGGACGTACGCGGGGGCCGACGTGCAGGTGCGGGTGCAGGGGAGAAGGCTGGACCGGATCCGGTACGAACCGCTCTCGCGCCGGCCGCGCTATCTCATCGTGGGGATCGATCCGGGCACGACGACCGGGATCGGGGCGGTGACGCTGGAGGGCGAGGTGGTGGAGATCTTCTCGTCCAGGCAGATGGGGCCGGCCGAGATGATCGAGCATATCACGTCGGTGGGAAAGCCCTTGATCATCGCCTCCGATGTCTCGCCGATGCCCGACACCGTCGAGAAGGTGCGGCGGGCCTTCAATGCGGTGGCGTATGTCCCGCCGCAGGACCGCTCGGTGGAGTTAAAGCTCGACCTGACGGCCGGGACCGGGTACGCCAACCCTCACGAACGCGACGCCCTCTCCGCGGCACTGGACGCCTACCGTTCATACAAGAACAAGTTCCAGAACATCGCCAGGCGGGTGCCGCCCGGCTTCGACCTGGACGAGGTGCGGGCCGGGGTGCTGCGGGGGCGGTCCATCGATATCGTGCTCACCGACCTCTCGGGACGGCAGCAGGCGGCCGGGCCCGAGGAGGAGGCCGCACCCCCGCCTGAGGAACCGACCGAGCGGGACGAACGCAGCGAGCGGATCACGCACCTGGAGCGGACGGCGAGGCGGCTGCGCGAGTTCGTGCAGGAACTCGAAGAGGGGATCGGCGAGAAAGATGCCGAGATCACGCGCTTGAAGCGCCAGATCAGGCGCGAGCGGTCGGACCGATCGAAGGTGCTCCTGCGGGATGCGGAGATAGGGAAGAGGGACGCGCAGATCGCGGCACTCAAAAAGCGGCTCAGGAAAGAAGAGAAGAGGAACAAGAGCCTGAAAAAACGGATCGAGCAGATGCGCCGGGTCGAGGAGCTCCAGATCGGCGAGGGACAGGCGGCGGTGAAGGCGCTCGACTCGCTCACCCACGATGCGCTGCGGGCGCTGGAGGCCGAACTGGGGGTCGGCGAGGAGGACGTGGTCTCGGTGCGGACGACCGGCGGGTGGGGCCGGAGCGTGGTGAAGGACCTGGCCGCGAGGCAGGTGCGGGCGGTGGCGGTGCCCGGCGACTCCCTCGACGAGCAGGACCCCCACCTCATCGCCGAGGCGCTGGTCGCCGGGCTCCCGCTGGTCCCGGCCGGTACGGTGGGGCTGCGGCTGATGGGCCGGATCGGGACGGTCGAGGAGGAGCGTCTGGCCGCGGCCCTGGAGGCCTGGGCCGGACGGGTCGAGGCGCGTGAGCGGGAGAAGAAGGCGGCGATGCTCAACCAGGTCTTCAAGGAGTACCGGACCGAGCGGGAGAAGGAGGTGCGCCGCCGTGGATGA
- a CDS encoding DUF128 domain-containing protein, translated as MNTPLKFIHHLIEEEAMQVTFDPAEDEGLVIYNLSLIREDDFEPVLAILKRASRAGLAPSDLARVLQAGEGNDAAVVPEGMVGLCTVCSITFDGVMIRRGAPLHPVGGGVVEVEDGVPRRFTDMLLYDATTIDPLQVLVSQEITDVWGVIREGRGSVLANLRECHMEAEPTVAGILEDLERSRIGGVLEVGAPNAPVLGFGCSPQYFGITILGGTNVMAAVKEAGYQVEINSLRGLIDIGDLEPIDHL; from the coding sequence GTGAATACTCCCCTGAAGTTCATCCATCACCTGATCGAAGAAGAGGCCATGCAGGTGACCTTCGACCCTGCCGAGGACGAAGGGCTCGTCATCTACAACCTCTCCCTGATCCGGGAGGACGACTTCGAACCAGTCCTTGCCATTCTGAAACGAGCCTCCAGGGCCGGCCTTGCACCGAGCGACCTGGCCAGAGTCCTGCAGGCCGGCGAAGGGAACGATGCGGCCGTGGTCCCTGAGGGAATGGTCGGGCTCTGTACGGTCTGTTCCATCACCTTCGACGGAGTGATGATCCGGCGAGGTGCGCCCCTTCACCCGGTCGGCGGCGGCGTGGTGGAAGTCGAGGACGGAGTGCCCAGGCGGTTCACCGACATGCTCCTCTACGACGCCACGACCATCGACCCCCTTCAGGTCCTGGTCTCCCAGGAGATCACCGACGTCTGGGGGGTGATCCGGGAAGGCCGGGGCAGCGTCCTGGCCAACCTCAGGGAATGTCATATGGAGGCCGAACCAACGGTAGCCGGGATCCTGGAAGACCTGGAACGCAGCCGGATCGGCGGGGTGCTCGAGGTCGGTGCGCCGAACGCCCCAGTCCTCGGGTTCGGGTGTTCGCCGCAGTACTTCGGGATCACGATCCTCGGCGGCACCAATGTGATGGCCGCGGTAAAAGAGGCGGGGTACCAGGTCGAGATCAACTCGCTTCGGGGTCTCATCGATATCGGCGACCTCGAACCGATCGATCACCTCTGA
- a CDS encoding serine/threonine-protein kinase RIO2 → MPVSPEQMKALHKYDLTVLYALERLMQRYAWVPFDILKGATRLSESELTYRLGRLIEWDLARFDSVPYPGYALIFGGYDTIALQTLIKKGSVSALGPLIGVGKESEVYGALGLGPVVLKFHHVGQRSFQSARKERGYMPDGGHCPWIFASARSAEREYEALTLLSPEVSVPVPIDRSRHVVVMSEVQGVNLNRCILEEPRPVLDEILENVRLAYAKGVIHGDLSEYNIMHDGERVWLIDWPQWIETEHPNAGAILRRDIENVLKFFKKKYRIDYPTEEAVGVVVG, encoded by the coding sequence ATGCCAGTTTCGCCTGAGCAGATGAAGGCTCTGCACAAATACGACCTTACCGTCCTGTATGCACTCGAGCGCCTGATGCAGCGGTACGCCTGGGTGCCCTTCGATATCCTGAAGGGCGCGACCAGACTCTCTGAGTCCGAACTGACGTACCGGCTCGGCCGGCTCATCGAGTGGGACCTGGCCAGGTTTGACTCGGTGCCGTACCCGGGCTATGCTCTCATCTTCGGCGGGTACGACACCATCGCTCTCCAGACGCTCATCAAGAAGGGGTCGGTCTCGGCCCTCGGCCCGCTTATCGGGGTCGGGAAAGAGTCTGAGGTTTACGGGGCCCTCGGACTCGGGCCGGTGGTCCTGAAGTTCCATCATGTGGGGCAGCGTTCTTTCCAGTCGGCCAGGAAAGAGCGGGGGTACATGCCCGACGGCGGCCACTGTCCCTGGATCTTCGCCTCGGCCAGGTCGGCCGAGCGGGAGTACGAGGCTCTCACGCTTCTTTCGCCCGAGGTCTCGGTGCCGGTGCCGATCGACCGGTCCCGCCATGTGGTGGTGATGTCTGAGGTGCAGGGAGTGAACCTGAACCGCTGCATCCTGGAAGAACCGCGGCCGGTCCTCGACGAGATCCTGGAGAATGTCAGGCTCGCCTATGCGAAGGGCGTGATCCATGGCGATCTCTCTGAGTACAATATCATGCACGACGGGGAGCGGGTCTGGCTCATCGACTGGCCGCAGTGGATCGAGACCGAGCACCCGAACGCGGGGGCGATCCTCCGCCGCGACATCGAGAATGTGCTCAAGTTTTTCAAGAAAAAGTACCGGATAGACTATCCCACCGAGGAGGCGGTGGGTGTGGTGGTCGGGTGA
- a CDS encoding NAD+ synthase, with translation MIEQIGCVMESVDQMVRHAVWNAGADGIVVGISGGVDSAVAAGFAARAVGPERVVGIALPSAVTPTADLEDAEAVCRHLGIEFRVMSIEPVIDAYRQYPGLTESRYVLGNLMARTRMTLLYAVANRENRLVCGTSNRTEYLVGYSTKHGDAAADIQPILHLYKTEVFEVAREMGLPARVVEKPPSAGLWTGQTDEKELGATYDEIDAALRALAEKDWVAENKVEELVLKRVRASAHKRVAPPNLLSTR, from the coding sequence ATGATCGAGCAGATAGGATGTGTTATGGAATCGGTGGACCAGATGGTCCGCCATGCGGTCTGGAACGCAGGCGCAGACGGGATCGTGGTCGGGATCAGTGGCGGCGTCGACTCCGCCGTGGCGGCGGGTTTCGCGGCCAGGGCCGTCGGCCCCGAGCGGGTGGTCGGGATCGCCCTGCCCAGTGCGGTCACCCCCACCGCCGACCTCGAAGACGCCGAGGCCGTCTGCCGGCACCTCGGGATCGAGTTCAGGGTGATGTCCATCGAACCAGTGATCGATGCCTACCGTCAGTATCCCGGACTCACCGAGAGCCGGTATGTCCTCGGAAACCTGATGGCCAGGACACGGATGACCCTCCTGTACGCCGTCGCGAACAGAGAGAACCGTCTGGTCTGTGGGACATCCAACCGCACCGAGTACCTGGTCGGCTACTCCACCAAACACGGCGACGCCGCCGCCGACATCCAGCCCATCCTCCACCTGTACAAAACCGAGGTCTTCGAGGTGGCGCGGGAGATGGGACTTCCGGCACGGGTCGTCGAGAAACCGCCGTCCGCCGGACTCTGGACCGGGCAGACCGACGAGAAAGAACTCGGGGCGACCTACGACGAGATCGACGCGGCGCTCAGGGCGCTGGCAGAGAAGGACTGGGTCGCGGAGAATAAAGTGGAAGAACTGGTCCTCAAACGGGTCAGGGCCTCGGCGCATAAGCGGGTTGCTCCGCCGAATCTTTTAAGCACCCGCTAA
- a CDS encoding ABC transporter permease — translation MGGSMIFFQFATRNIRLHWLRSFLAVTGVVIGVAAIASMGILGNSLVLSISESLTDVGDTIVITAHSGGGADGDGPPIAVSGRGVTDLQVNEIRRAAGSNQVIPIMSGSDRFVIGGETTAAPVYGISPTDLPDLLEVTDGTSLRGESGAMVGAVLAEDYDLLPGSRLRIGEDEEKLRVTGVLEERGVGFDINPDRAVIVSDEFYKDFYDAEEWNLVIVKVSDLEEIDIVKESIDDQLNRREDEVDVLDTRAILETLIDTFNRISTFTTAIGGISLIVAGVSIFNVMMMSVTERTREIGVIRSIGARQGEVLRIFLYESLILGLVGSAIGAVLSLFGGYLALAVMLEETKYLFEPTSLIAIPYGAAFGIATSLLSGAYPAWKASHLSPIEALRHE, via the coding sequence ATGGGAGGGAGCATGATCTTTTTCCAGTTCGCCACACGCAATATCAGGCTCCACTGGCTCCGCTCCTTCCTCGCCGTGACCGGAGTGGTCATAGGGGTGGCGGCCATCGCCTCGATGGGCATCCTGGGAAACAGCCTGGTCCTCTCCATCTCTGAGTCCCTCACCGACGTCGGCGACACCATCGTGATCACCGCCCACAGCGGCGGAGGCGCGGACGGGGACGGCCCGCCGATCGCCGTGAGCGGCCGCGGCGTCACCGACCTGCAGGTGAACGAGATCAGGCGGGCCGCCGGGTCCAACCAGGTCATCCCGATCATGAGCGGGAGCGACCGGTTCGTCATCGGCGGGGAGACGACCGCGGCGCCGGTCTACGGGATCAGCCCCACCGACCTCCCCGACCTCCTTGAGGTGACCGACGGCACCTCCCTGCGGGGCGAGAGCGGCGCGATGGTCGGCGCCGTCCTCGCCGAGGACTACGACCTCCTCCCGGGGAGCAGACTCAGGATCGGCGAAGACGAAGAGAAACTCCGGGTCACCGGCGTCCTCGAAGAGCGTGGCGTCGGCTTCGATATCAACCCTGACCGTGCGGTCATCGTCTCCGACGAATTTTACAAAGATTTCTACGATGCCGAAGAATGGAACCTCGTCATCGTGAAAGTCTCAGACCTCGAGGAGATCGACATCGTCAAAGAATCCATCGACGACCAGCTCAACCGGCGCGAGGACGAGGTGGACGTCCTCGACACCAGGGCGATCCTCGAGACCCTCATCGACACCTTCAACCGGATCTCGACCTTCACCACCGCGATTGGAGGCATATCACTTATCGTCGCCGGCGTCTCCATCTTCAACGTGATGATGATGTCGGTGACCGAACGGACCCGCGAGATCGGGGTGATCCGGTCCATCGGGGCGCGGCAGGGGGAAGTGCTGCGGATCTTCCTGTACGAGTCCCTCATCCTCGGACTTGTCGGCAGCGCCATCGGCGCCGTGCTCAGCCTTTTCGGCGGCTACCTCGCCCTCGCCGTCATGCTCGAAGAGACCAAATACCTCTTCGAGCCCACCAGCCTCATCGCCATCCCGTACGGAGCGGCCTTCGGCATCGCTACCAGTCTCCTCTCAGGGGCCTACCCCGCATGGAAAGCCTCCCACCTCAGCCCCATCGAGGCGTTGCGCCATGAATGA
- a CDS encoding TrmB family transcriptional regulator — translation MSPPPQIPQGVTTALKTLGLTKYEALVYVALLRVTSATATEIHEISGVPRASVYPVLDRLLQKNLVTVSHTTPKRFNAIPPEEAINSLMREIEEKGAYAKVVLGEIYAERASIEGGGQELIWNILGEANIKSRMRDLIARAQERVEVIGSWVLLEDLQDALAAAVHRGVRVEVIASAWEDEIPEGMEVIVSVPPIWHKESHGTDMAGVLFVDREKVLVAMGGRGEVPTALYSESEGFARFFSRYAELTRSYLGKIRQR, via the coding sequence ATGTCACCGCCGCCACAGATTCCACAGGGGGTCACGACCGCCCTCAAAACCCTTGGCCTGACCAAGTACGAGGCGCTCGTCTACGTCGCCCTCCTCAGGGTCACCAGCGCCACCGCGACCGAGATCCACGAGATCTCGGGAGTGCCGCGCGCATCAGTTTATCCGGTCCTCGACCGTCTTCTGCAGAAGAACCTGGTCACCGTCTCGCACACCACGCCCAAACGCTTCAACGCCATCCCGCCTGAAGAGGCGATCAACAGCCTCATGCGCGAGATCGAGGAGAAAGGAGCGTACGCAAAGGTGGTGCTCGGCGAGATCTACGCCGAGCGGGCGAGCATCGAAGGAGGCGGCCAGGAACTGATCTGGAATATCCTGGGCGAGGCCAATATCAAGAGCAGGATGCGCGACCTCATCGCCCGCGCCCAGGAGCGAGTCGAGGTCATCGGGAGCTGGGTGCTCCTCGAAGACCTCCAGGACGCCCTCGCCGCGGCGGTGCACCGGGGGGTCAGGGTCGAGGTGATCGCCTCCGCCTGGGAGGACGAGATCCCGGAGGGGATGGAGGTCATCGTCTCGGTCCCGCCGATCTGGCACAAAGAGTCACACGGGACCGACATGGCCGGCGTGCTCTTTGTGGACCGGGAAAAAGTGCTGGTGGCGATGGGCGGACGCGGCGAGGTGCCGACCGCCCTGTACTCCGAGTCAGAGGGCTTTGCACGATTTTTTTCACGCTATGCCGAACTGACCAGGAGTTATCTCGGGAAAATCCGTCAGAGGTGA
- a CDS encoding COG1361 S-layer family protein — translation MDIRKCILLSLLVIALVVPALAGVQFLYGKPEMSAVISGTNEFSPGVETPLAIVVSNSGTNPIMEVDPTKITPQDPPNLAKLVKVGLESGDAPVEIKSDPQMLGDIPGGVSKPVTFVVKFDKNAKASTYDLPLTLTYQYVDWNEQEKGSTILQTDYRTKTETISLPVTVKSDVNLEVEQVETEHLNVGTEGYLKLVLKNVGDEHAGKAVAKLVPDANGPLVPTDGSVYIGAFNPGDVTTCVFKVSTSKDAEPQTYPLKVVVEYEKANGEKGTSDTEVVGVPVGGKIDFTIVSTASTVHPGQKATIEVTYKNSGSAMAYNAQARISAVDPFTSNDDTAYLGDLAPGESAVARYTVSVDKEATLKNYGLDSEVRYRDALDNSQISDTMKLTVDVVKAEGLGAVMSNPIVIAAVLAVLIGAGYYIVRARKSK, via the coding sequence ATGGATATCAGAAAGTGCATCCTCCTGAGTCTCCTCGTGATTGCGCTTGTCGTCCCCGCCCTTGCGGGCGTTCAGTTTCTGTACGGCAAGCCCGAGATGTCTGCGGTGATTTCAGGGACAAACGAGTTTTCTCCAGGCGTCGAGACCCCGCTCGCCATCGTCGTCTCGAACAGCGGTACCAACCCCATCATGGAAGTCGACCCGACCAAGATCACCCCACAGGACCCGCCCAACCTGGCCAAACTGGTAAAGGTCGGGCTTGAATCTGGTGACGCACCCGTCGAAATCAAGTCCGACCCCCAGATGCTCGGCGACATCCCCGGGGGCGTGAGCAAACCGGTCACCTTTGTCGTGAAATTCGACAAGAACGCGAAGGCCAGCACCTACGACCTGCCGCTGACCCTCACCTACCAGTATGTCGACTGGAACGAGCAGGAAAAAGGCAGCACCATCCTCCAGACCGACTACCGCACGAAGACCGAGACGATCTCCCTCCCGGTCACCGTGAAGTCGGACGTCAACCTCGAGGTGGAACAGGTGGAGACCGAGCACCTCAATGTCGGGACCGAAGGCTACCTCAAGCTCGTCCTGAAGAATGTCGGTGACGAGCATGCCGGGAAGGCGGTCGCCAAACTGGTGCCCGACGCCAACGGCCCGCTGGTCCCGACCGACGGGAGCGTCTATATCGGCGCCTTCAACCCCGGCGACGTGACGACCTGTGTCTTCAAGGTCTCGACCTCCAAGGACGCCGAACCTCAGACGTACCCGCTGAAGGTGGTCGTGGAGTATGAGAAGGCCAACGGCGAGAAGGGAACCTCCGACACCGAAGTCGTCGGCGTCCCGGTCGGCGGCAAGATCGACTTTACGATCGTTTCAACGGCGTCCACCGTCCACCCCGGCCAGAAGGCGACGATCGAGGTGACGTACAAGAACTCCGGGTCCGCCATGGCCTACAATGCCCAGGCCAGGATCAGTGCCGTCGACCCGTTCACCTCCAACGACGACACCGCCTACCTCGGCGACCTCGCTCCCGGCGAGAGCGCCGTCGCCCGGTACACGGTGAGCGTCGACAAGGAAGCGACGCTCAAGAACTACGGCCTTGACTCCGAGGTCCGGTACCGTGACGCCCTGGACAACAGCCAGATCTCCGACACTATGAAACTGACCGTCGACGTGGTGAAGGCCGAGGGTCTGGGTGCTGTCATGTCCAACCCGATCGTCATCGCGGCCGTCCTGGCGGTCCTGATCGGTGCCGGGTATTATATAGTGAGAGCGCGCAAGTCCAAGTGA
- a CDS encoding glucose-6-phosphate isomerase family protein, whose amino-acid sequence MFPWDGPLPAPHIRTLADMADVLAEPGGADRDPGRPLYFMYRDLARNDHDRSWLEGHALRYDATVIPPGRVGEEYVKTKGHFHPANRAGVRFPEVYEVVAGKAHFLLQTWTAGDVVLVEGSTGDVVVIPPGYGHVTINPGEEELVLANIVSTAFSSDYGPYVERHGAAYYELADGTLVPNPAYDDPAPVRQAVPASVPAFCTGRKSPLYSLVGKEKCLDYLNRPEKYNEDFSGCLKDSAEQPAYAPRP is encoded by the coding sequence ATGTTTCCCTGGGACGGACCGCTGCCGGCACCCCATATCAGGACCCTTGCTGATATGGCCGATGTGCTGGCCGAACCCGGGGGCGCGGACCGGGACCCCGGCCGGCCCCTCTATTTTATGTACCGGGACCTGGCCAGAAACGACCACGACCGGAGCTGGCTCGAAGGTCATGCCCTCAGGTACGACGCCACGGTCATCCCGCCCGGGCGCGTCGGTGAGGAGTACGTCAAGACCAAGGGACATTTCCACCCGGCGAACCGGGCGGGCGTGCGGTTCCCCGAGGTCTATGAGGTCGTCGCCGGGAAGGCCCATTTTCTCCTCCAGACCTGGACGGCCGGCGACGTCGTCCTGGTCGAAGGGTCGACCGGCGACGTGGTGGTGATCCCGCCGGGCTACGGCCATGTCACCATCAACCCGGGTGAGGAGGAACTGGTGCTTGCTAACATCGTCTCGACGGCGTTTTCCAGCGATTACGGTCCGTACGTCGAACGGCATGGTGCGGCGTACTACGAACTGGCCGACGGCACGCTGGTCCCGAACCCGGCCTACGATGACCCGGCGCCGGTCCGCCAGGCGGTGCCGGCGTCGGTGCCGGCCTTCTGCACCGGGCGCAAATCGCCGCTGTACTCCCTTGTCGGGAAAGAAAAGTGCCTGGACTATCTCAACCGGCCTGAAAAATATAATGAGGATTTTAGCGGGTGCTTAAAAGATTCGGCGGAGCAACCCGCTTATGCGCCGAGGCCCTGA
- a CDS encoding TIGR00269 family protein encodes MRCSKCRKEAVIWQRYSGLHLCRDHFIADLEAKAKREIRKHRWVQSGDTIAVALSGGKDSGALLHFLARTFGERRDVTLLALTVDEGIAGYRDPNVAREIAESHGVPWHCVSFAEMLGTTTDRIVERKGDTRSCTYCGVLRRHCLNAAARDLGATRLAVGMNLDDEAQSVLMNVLRGDATRLLSSQSPMTGVVPRIKPFAMVPEREVALYAHLTLAHFEEGACPYSSTALRGDVRTLLNDYALRHPAARFALKNLGEELAGVCGTAGELLKICDVCGEPYAGEECRSCQVLREALEG; translated from the coding sequence ATGCGATGTTCAAAGTGCAGGAAGGAGGCGGTGATCTGGCAGCGCTACTCAGGTCTCCATCTCTGCCGGGACCACTTCATCGCCGATCTGGAGGCGAAGGCGAAGCGCGAGATCAGAAAACACCGTTGGGTACAATCGGGCGACACCATCGCCGTCGCCCTCTCCGGCGGAAAAGACTCCGGCGCTCTTCTCCATTTTCTTGCCAGGACCTTTGGTGAACGCCGGGACGTCACCCTCCTCGCCCTCACCGTCGACGAGGGGATCGCCGGGTACCGCGACCCGAACGTGGCCCGCGAGATCGCGGAGAGCCACGGCGTCCCCTGGCACTGCGTCTCTTTCGCGGAGATGCTCGGGACCACCACCGACCGGATCGTGGAGCGGAAGGGGGACACCCGCTCCTGCACCTACTGCGGGGTGCTCCGCCGCCACTGCCTCAACGCCGCCGCCCGCGACCTCGGGGCGACCAGGCTCGCCGTCGGGATGAACCTGGACGACGAGGCCCAGTCGGTGCTGATGAACGTCCTGAGAGGGGACGCCACGCGGCTCCTGAGCAGCCAGAGCCCGATGACCGGGGTCGTCCCCAGGATCAAGCCCTTCGCCATGGTGCCTGAGCGCGAGGTCGCCCTGTACGCCCACCTCACCCTGGCGCACTTCGAGGAGGGGGCATGTCCGTACTCCAGCACCGCCCTCAGGGGCGACGTCAGGACGCTCCTCAACGACTACGCCCTCCGCCACCCGGCTGCGAGGTTCGCGCTCAAAAACCTGGGCGAAGAACTCGCCGGGGTCTGCGGCACGGCCGGGGAGCTCCTGAAGATCTGCGACGTCTGCGGCGAACCCTATGCCGGCGAGGAGTGCCGCTCCTGCCAGGTGCTCAGGGAGGCGCTGGAAGGATGA
- a CDS encoding FAD-dependent oxidoreductase, whose protein sequence is MIVVIGGGPAGRFAAGRLGQAGREVTLVEREAIGGQCLNSGCMQVCALNDAARVMERAGDFAAAGVLDGAPHLDFSALLCEMGEVQRTIRRVLERETRAAGVEVRYGATARVDGRRVFIDDEEVEAEAVVIATGSAPAVPDLPGTGLASVYTARTLHTMPALPEHLVIAGGGVSAAEFAYIFSRLGSRVTVLARREFLGGLDPRLRRLALKELSGVEVREHTPLTGITGTSEADGAAFGGAAPGACQADAVLLAVGLVPQTAMVAGVEKGSHGEILVDGRMQTSVTGVYAAGDAAGPPYLTPIARLQGVVAAENILGHEMRYAPQAVPQALALANDLAFCLGDDGDDGIALSLPAPAGPGSFWSVPKGDTGLGKILVDPETGALRSVWAASPGAGITATYLAEAMRRKKTVFDLEDLIDVHPLAEGVHGLFAQAARVIRERDAEKEDPKSGPGER, encoded by the coding sequence ATGATCGTCGTCATCGGAGGCGGTCCGGCCGGGCGGTTTGCGGCCGGCAGACTCGGGCAGGCCGGACGCGAGGTGACCCTCGTCGAGCGGGAGGCCATCGGCGGGCAGTGCCTCAACTCGGGGTGCATGCAGGTCTGCGCCCTCAACGACGCCGCCCGGGTGATGGAGCGGGCCGGAGATTTTGCGGCGGCCGGGGTGCTGGACGGCGCTCCGCACCTGGACTTCTCTGCGCTCCTCTGCGAGATGGGAGAGGTCCAGCGCACGATCAGGCGTGTCCTCGAGAGAGAGACGCGGGCCGCGGGCGTCGAGGTCAGGTACGGAGCGACGGCCAGGGTCGACGGGCGCCGTGTCTTCATCGACGACGAAGAGGTCGAGGCCGAGGCGGTCGTCATCGCGACCGGTTCAGCGCCCGCGGTCCCGGACCTGCCGGGCACCGGTCTTGCCAGCGTCTACACCGCCCGCACGCTCCACACGATGCCGGCCCTCCCCGAACACCTCGTTATTGCAGGCGGCGGAGTTTCGGCGGCGGAGTTCGCCTATATCTTCAGCCGACTCGGGAGCCGGGTCACGGTCCTGGCACGACGGGAGTTCCTCGGCGGCCTCGACCCCCGCCTGAGACGTCTGGCCCTCAAGGAACTCTCCGGCGTCGAGGTGCGGGAGCACACCCCGCTCACCGGGATCACCGGCACCTCAGAGGCGGACGGCGCGGCGTTCGGAGGCGCAGCACCCGGAGCATGCCAGGCCGACGCCGTCCTCCTGGCCGTCGGCCTCGTCCCGCAGACCGCGATGGTCGCCGGCGTGGAGAAGGGCTCCCATGGGGAGATTCTCGTCGACGGCCGGATGCAGACCTCGGTCACCGGCGTCTACGCCGCGGGCGACGCCGCCGGCCCCCCGTACCTCACCCCCATCGCCCGCCTCCAGGGAGTGGTCGCCGCGGAGAACATCCTCGGCCACGAGATGCGGTACGCCCCTCAGGCCGTGCCGCAGGCCCTCGCCCTCGCAAACGATCTCGCCTTCTGTCTCGGCGACGACGGCGACGACGGGATCGCCCTCTCTCTCCCGGCCCCCGCAGGCCCGGGCTCCTTCTGGTCGGTCCCGAAAGGCGACACCGGCCTCGGGAAGATCCTCGTCGACCCTGAGACCGGGGCGCTCCGCAGCGTCTGGGCGGCCTCGCCGGGCGCCGGGATCACCGCCACCTACCTCGCCGAGGCGATGCGGCGGAAAAAGACCGTTTTCGACCTCGAAGATCTCATCGACGTTCATCCGCTCGCCGAAGGCGTCCACGGCCTCTTCGCGCAGGCGGCGAGGGTGATCCGGGAGCGGGACGCGGAAAAAGAGGATCCGAAATCCGGCCCCGGCGAGCGATAG